From Spirosoma agri, one genomic window encodes:
- a CDS encoding acyltransferase family protein: MSQLSQQRANTNYIPGLDGFRGVAILLVVFSHYGYGHILPGGFGVTLFFFISGLLITRLMIAEYEKKQRIDMKSFYARRLLRLYPALLFMVVIAVLFTILIGCEVNMNEILSTVFYYRNYYMIYATPEVSAMCSKVYNIVWSLAVEEHFYIVFPILFIVLFRWNNLFIGILIAAIIGAMCWRLHIASTQGLSYAVTDRIYRSTDTRFDAILFGCLTSLVLHRTPNGSYIRFAGHWLPYGVAALLLLFTLVYRDLFFRETIRYTVQGMALSVLVPATLYHKTYSWLLTKLSVPWLIQVGKVSYSLYMFHWVGVCFAEHYVTPYRATLPWMAVAASVGIVLTLISYLYVEKPTMKLRKRFGSNVDVTEKMNINPVASH; encoded by the coding sequence ATGTCACAACTAAGTCAACAACGAGCCAATACAAACTATATTCCAGGGCTGGACGGTTTCCGAGGTGTAGCCATACTGCTGGTGGTATTCAGCCACTACGGGTATGGTCATATTCTTCCCGGCGGTTTTGGCGTAACGCTTTTTTTCTTCATCAGTGGCCTGTTGATCACCCGGCTCATGATTGCCGAGTATGAGAAAAAGCAACGCATCGACATGAAAAGTTTCTACGCCCGGCGGCTTCTTCGGCTTTATCCGGCACTGCTGTTCATGGTCGTCATTGCGGTTCTGTTCACGATCCTGATTGGCTGTGAGGTGAACATGAATGAGATTTTATCGACCGTATTTTACTACCGGAACTATTACATGATCTATGCCACGCCCGAGGTATCGGCGATGTGTTCGAAGGTGTATAACATTGTCTGGTCACTGGCGGTCGAGGAGCATTTTTACATCGTTTTTCCAATCCTCTTCATCGTCCTGTTCCGGTGGAACAATCTGTTTATTGGTATTCTGATTGCAGCGATAATCGGGGCTATGTGCTGGCGATTGCATATTGCCTCGACGCAGGGATTGAGCTATGCCGTAACGGATCGGATCTACCGTTCTACCGACACACGCTTCGACGCCATTCTGTTCGGTTGCCTGACCAGTCTGGTCTTACATCGTACGCCAAACGGCTCCTACATTCGCTTTGCCGGTCACTGGCTGCCGTATGGTGTAGCTGCGCTGCTGTTGCTGTTCACGCTGGTCTACCGTGACCTGTTTTTCCGCGAAACGATCCGGTATACGGTTCAGGGAATGGCTTTATCTGTACTCGTTCCAGCGACCCTATATCACAAAACATATAGCTGGCTGTTGACCAAGTTAAGTGTCCCCTGGCTGATTCAGGTGGGGAAAGTCAGTTACTCGCTGTATATGTTTCACTGGGTGGGCGTTTGCTTTGCGGAACATTACGTAACGCCTTACCGCGCCACCTTACCCTGGATGGCGGTGGCGGCATCCGTTGGCATCGTTCTTACCCTGATCAGTTACCTCTATGTTGAAAAACCGACCATGAAACTCCGAAAACGCTTCGGCTCCAACGTCGACGTGACCGAGAAAATGAACATCAATCCGGTGGCCAGTCATTAA
- a CDS encoding MBOAT family O-acyltransferase → MLFNSIQFFIFFPIVTALYFWLPQRFRWILLLVASCYFYMAFIPVYVLILLFTIVIDYYAGILIEQSTGQRRKLFLVMSLVANIGVLAVFKYYNFFIDNINVLLGITGQDQMSYWKLILPIGLSFHTFQAMSYTIEVYRGNFPAERHLGYYALYVMYYPQLVAGPIERPQNVLHQFKVKHDFDYDRAVDGLKMMTYGLFKKVVIADNLAAYVDYYYGHLGTQSYNSIAAIFFFSIQIYCDFSGYSDMALGASKVMGIELLKNFNYPYFSHSITEFWRKWHMSLSTWFRDYLYIPLGGNRKHKHLNVFIVFMTSGLWHGANWTFVIWGAIHGAFQILEDTFNLKQNKGIVALLLTNVVVALAWVFFRASDVRTALHVIANSVNTRFDWHNPLLSKKIMLVTALFMAWEYVISRNGFLPVLNALRPAARYSMYYIIVIAILFLGRFGSGQFIYFQF, encoded by the coding sequence ATGCTTTTCAACTCAATTCAATTTTTCATCTTCTTCCCGATCGTCACGGCGCTGTATTTCTGGCTGCCGCAACGCTTTCGATGGATCTTACTGCTCGTTGCCAGTTGCTACTTCTACATGGCCTTCATTCCGGTCTACGTGCTGATCCTGCTCTTCACGATCGTTATCGATTACTACGCAGGTATTCTCATCGAACAGTCGACCGGGCAGCGACGAAAGCTTTTTCTGGTGATGAGTCTGGTTGCGAACATTGGCGTACTGGCCGTTTTCAAGTATTATAACTTCTTCATTGATAACATCAACGTGCTGCTGGGCATCACCGGGCAGGATCAGATGAGCTACTGGAAACTTATTCTTCCCATCGGCCTGTCGTTCCACACGTTTCAGGCAATGAGCTATACCATTGAAGTCTATCGGGGCAATTTTCCGGCAGAACGGCATCTGGGTTATTATGCCCTGTATGTGATGTATTACCCGCAACTGGTTGCCGGTCCGATTGAACGCCCGCAAAACGTGCTGCATCAATTTAAGGTGAAGCACGATTTTGATTACGACCGGGCCGTCGATGGGCTAAAAATGATGACGTATGGGTTATTCAAGAAAGTCGTTATTGCCGATAATCTGGCCGCTTACGTTGACTATTATTACGGCCATCTGGGCACCCAATCCTACAATTCGATCGCGGCCATTTTCTTCTTTTCAATCCAGATCTACTGCGATTTCTCGGGCTATTCCGACATGGCGCTGGGCGCATCGAAAGTGATGGGTATCGAGTTGCTGAAAAACTTCAATTATCCCTATTTTTCGCATTCCATTACGGAGTTCTGGCGCAAGTGGCACATGTCGCTGTCGACCTGGTTCCGCGACTACCTCTACATACCGCTGGGCGGCAACCGGAAGCACAAACACCTCAACGTATTTATCGTATTTATGACATCCGGCTTATGGCATGGTGCCAACTGGACCTTCGTTATCTGGGGAGCCATTCACGGCGCGTTTCAAATTCTGGAAGACACCTTCAATTTGAAGCAGAACAAAGGCATCGTTGCTCTCCTGCTGACCAACGTGGTTGTTGCGCTGGCCTGGGTTTTCTTCCGTGCGTCCGATGTTCGTACCGCGCTGCACGTCATTGCAAACAGCGTCAACACGCGCTTCGACTGGCATAATCCGCTTCTGTCCAAGAAGATCATGCTGGTAACAGCGTTATTCATGGCCTGGGAGTATGTCATCAGCCGGAACGGATTTCTGCCCGTGCTCAACGCCTTACGACCTGCGGCTCGCTACAGCATGTACTACATCATTGTGATTGCCATTCTGTTCCTTGGCCGATTTGGTAGTGGTCAATTTATCTACTTTCAATTCTGA
- a CDS encoding acyltransferase family protein, with amino-acid sequence MQNSYTPESTAVSQDGHLRFLDGLRAVAAVFVVIHHQQQPLPTGDKPLLLQLLYRFFFHGHYAVDLFIVLSGFCLMLPALRNNNQLVSNSPLLFFRKRAQRILPPYFLAMALSLLLISTVIGQKTGTRWDASIPVLPFDLFTHVLMIHDIFTSTAPKINGVFWSIAVEWRIYLVFPLLLLLWRRLGGFTTTLLTTTLSLLVWHVLSVMQLPDINLTQWGLCPHYLGLFTMGMMAAYIAYSPSPLCAVIQKKTPWLLLTTVFGVSILLATRFDTLLPWVYTDVLVGLGSVCLLVALKTGRFGRLKAWLSWQPLVLIGTFSYSIYLIHMPILQVIQQYLIFPLNLDALGTTLYLLFIGTALVICLSYLFYLLAERPFIPKKKTTYQQVSSISVS; translated from the coding sequence ATGCAGAACAGCTACACACCAGAGTCTACAGCGGTTTCACAAGATGGTCATCTACGTTTTTTAGACGGTCTGCGTGCTGTTGCGGCCGTGTTTGTGGTCATTCACCATCAGCAACAGCCTCTGCCGACCGGCGATAAGCCTCTACTCCTTCAGCTTTTGTATCGTTTCTTTTTCCATGGTCATTATGCCGTGGATCTGTTCATTGTCTTATCCGGTTTCTGTTTGATGCTGCCGGCGCTGCGTAATAATAATCAGCTGGTGAGCAATTCACCCCTCCTCTTTTTTCGCAAACGTGCCCAGCGAATCCTGCCCCCTTACTTTCTGGCGATGGCCTTGTCGTTGCTACTGATCAGTACGGTGATCGGCCAGAAGACCGGTACCCGCTGGGATGCGTCCATTCCCGTTTTACCATTCGATCTGTTCACGCACGTTCTCATGATTCATGACATCTTCACCAGCACGGCGCCTAAAATCAACGGCGTTTTCTGGTCGATTGCGGTCGAGTGGCGGATTTATCTTGTCTTTCCGCTGCTCTTATTGCTGTGGCGACGCCTAGGTGGCTTTACAACGACACTGCTGACGACGACCCTTTCGCTGTTGGTCTGGCATGTGCTTTCGGTAATGCAGTTGCCAGACATCAACCTGACTCAATGGGGACTTTGTCCTCATTATCTGGGTCTCTTTACGATGGGCATGATGGCCGCTTACATTGCATACTCACCGTCGCCGTTGTGTGCAGTTATTCAGAAAAAGACGCCCTGGTTGCTACTAACTACTGTTTTCGGCGTTAGCATTCTTCTGGCAACGCGATTCGACACGCTGCTTCCCTGGGTATATACGGATGTGCTGGTAGGACTGGGATCCGTCTGTTTGCTGGTTGCCCTAAAAACTGGTCGATTCGGCCGGTTGAAAGCGTGGTTGTCCTGGCAGCCCTTGGTACTGATCGGTACCTTTTCGTACAGCATTTATTTAATTCACATGCCCATCTTACAGGTTATTCAGCAATACCTGATTTTTCCGCTGAATCTCGATGCATTGGGCACGACACTTTACCTGCTTTTCATCGGCACCGCTTTGGTCATTTGTCTGTCTTACCTGTTTTATCTTCTCGCCGAGCGCCCGTTCATTCCGAAGAAGAAGACTACCTATCAACAGGTTAGTTCCATTTCTGTATCCTAG
- a CDS encoding glycosyltransferase family 4 protein, with the protein MITASAPPVTSVSIPREVAEKVLTVGFRHRPYEGGIGYLIYVYEKYFGVFKYITTHRMVPNKLQLVWYFIGQYVNLLRTLIKDQSIRIVHIHGASYGSFYRKFIVFLTAKYLFGRQTIYHMNGSEFKVFFTESSPVMKNLVRFMVENTDVMLCLSESWKTFFEANFRMKRIEILGNVIDMPQRSTALTNPLGSGPLRVLFLGLIGNRKGIFDLLDVVRQHKADWNGKLELTIGGNGEVEKLQAFIEQHRLETIVRFEGWVSGDHKQKLLSESDVYILPSYNEGLPLSILEAMSYHLPVISTPVGGTAEAVVDGVNGYLVQPGDKQAIYERLNGFIENPCLVRQMGDESGYIIQRYLPDAIFPKLHSIYKDLLAQPQ; encoded by the coding sequence ATGATAACCGCTAGCGCACCTCCTGTAACATCCGTTTCAATTCCGAGGGAAGTAGCCGAAAAGGTGCTGACCGTTGGTTTCCGCCACCGCCCCTATGAAGGCGGCATCGGTTACCTGATTTACGTGTACGAAAAGTATTTCGGCGTATTCAAGTACATCACCACGCACCGAATGGTCCCTAACAAGCTTCAATTGGTGTGGTATTTTATCGGTCAGTATGTTAACCTACTACGAACCCTGATCAAGGACCAGTCGATCCGGATCGTTCACATTCATGGGGCATCTTATGGTAGTTTCTATCGAAAATTCATCGTATTCCTGACGGCTAAATATTTATTCGGGCGGCAGACGATTTACCACATGAATGGCTCGGAGTTCAAAGTATTTTTCACCGAAAGCAGCCCTGTCATGAAAAATCTGGTGCGCTTTATGGTTGAGAACACCGATGTTATGCTCTGTCTGTCCGAATCTTGGAAAACATTTTTCGAGGCTAATTTCCGGATGAAGCGAATTGAAATATTGGGCAATGTTATCGATATGCCCCAACGCAGTACGGCGTTGACAAATCCGCTGGGAAGCGGTCCGCTCCGGGTTCTTTTCCTGGGCCTGATTGGCAACCGGAAAGGTATATTCGATCTGCTGGATGTGGTCCGACAGCACAAAGCCGATTGGAACGGTAAACTTGAGCTAACCATCGGCGGTAATGGTGAAGTCGAAAAACTTCAGGCATTCATCGAACAGCACCGCCTGGAGACGATCGTTCGTTTTGAAGGCTGGGTATCGGGTGATCACAAGCAAAAGCTACTCTCCGAAAGCGACGTATATATCCTGCCGTCATATAACGAAGGGCTGCCCTTATCTATTCTGGAAGCAATGAGTTATCACCTGCCGGTCATCTCGACGCCGGTTGGCGGCACAGCCGAAGCCGTTGTCGACGGTGTCAATGGCTATCTGGTACAACCCGGTGATAAACAGGCAATTTATGAACGGCTGAATGGCTTCATCGAAAATCCGTGTCTGGTTCGCCAGATGGGCGATGAGTCGGGCTATATCATTCAGCGTTACCTGCCGGATGCTATTTTCCCGAAGCTCCATTCAATTTACAAGGACTTACTCGCTCAACCACAGTAA
- a CDS encoding acyltransferase: MKRLLTTIAKLARDIRHLPNTIRFNFHYFPVRTAMHLPVMVSANVRLVELKGNVILKGPVEHRMIRIGFGHVGIFDQKNSRSIWEVSGTVQFDGTAQIGHGSKICVRGNLRIGTNFTITAESQIVCFHEIVFGRDCLLSWEILVMDTDFHKLYNGGGQQINKNRSIRVGNKNWIGCRALILKGASTPDNCIIAAGSTVSRQLLTGDVVLAGSPADVIRTGVTWEK, from the coding sequence ATGAAACGGCTTCTGACTACTATTGCCAAACTAGCCCGCGATATTCGGCATCTGCCCAATACGATACGGTTCAATTTCCATTACTTTCCGGTCAGAACAGCCATGCACTTGCCTGTAATGGTTTCGGCGAATGTCAGACTGGTCGAGTTGAAAGGGAATGTAATTCTCAAGGGCCCTGTCGAGCATCGAATGATTCGCATCGGTTTTGGGCACGTTGGTATTTTCGATCAGAAAAACTCCAGGTCCATTTGGGAAGTATCCGGAACGGTACAGTTTGATGGCACAGCGCAGATTGGCCACGGGTCGAAAATCTGCGTACGGGGCAATCTGCGCATAGGCACAAATTTTACCATCACGGCCGAGAGTCAGATTGTCTGCTTTCATGAGATTGTGTTCGGACGCGACTGTCTGCTATCTTGGGAGATCCTGGTCATGGATACCGATTTTCACAAGCTTTACAATGGTGGCGGTCAGCAGATCAATAAAAACCGATCGATTAGGGTCGGCAATAAAAACTGGATCGGATGCCGCGCACTCATCTTAAAGGGCGCATCGACCCCCGATAACTGCATCATCGCAGCTGGCAGCACGGTAAGCCGACAACTACTAACGGGCGATGTCGTTCTGGCGGGTTCACCCGCTGATGTAATCCGAACAGGTGTCACCTGGGAAAAATAA
- a CDS encoding serine O-acetyltransferase, which translates to MDAIIKADLYRYTGQTGFRAFMKCLLTPGFRYTYCFRKVSRHGKFSLPGAFYRLFYYHYTFKFGFQINHNTKVGKGLVIQHFGPIVINKQAVIGDNCYIAHNVTIGQTNRGERKGCPTIGNKVWIGTGAVIVGRITVGDNVLIAPNTFVNFDIPADSVVIGSPAKVIANKEATADYIVNTVD; encoded by the coding sequence ATGGACGCGATCATAAAGGCTGATTTATACCGGTATACAGGCCAGACAGGTTTTCGGGCTTTCATGAAGTGTTTGCTGACACCCGGATTTCGGTACACGTACTGCTTTCGGAAGGTATCCCGACACGGCAAATTTAGTCTGCCCGGTGCCTTTTATCGGTTGTTTTATTACCACTACACGTTCAAGTTTGGCTTCCAGATCAATCACAACACCAAAGTTGGTAAAGGGCTGGTCATTCAGCACTTTGGCCCGATCGTTATCAATAAACAGGCCGTCATTGGCGACAATTGTTACATCGCCCATAACGTCACGATCGGGCAAACAAACCGGGGCGAACGCAAGGGATGTCCAACAATTGGCAACAAGGTCTGGATTGGAACCGGCGCCGTTATCGTCGGCCGAATCACGGTGGGCGATAACGTTCTGATCGCACCCAACACATTCGTCAATTTCGACATACCCGCCGATAGCGTCGTTATCGGTAGTCCGGCAAAAGTGATTGCGAATAAAGAAGCAACGGCAGATTACATCGTTAACACGGTTGATTAA
- a CDS encoding polysaccharide lyase codes for MYSSSREAASSLSVEGFEQNTLASSWYTELRADNAGKLDDKFARVGRQAMRFSWKPSQYDGTNNSCHAELASAFLDRNENERWYGFSVYMPAANMADDAEIANIMQWHAFPDPGFEGTVPPINMTLEANNKLTFSYRASNVAITKPLQHATSQKIMSLGTAQYDRWVDYVVHIKWDPSGTQGIVQVWQDGKLKIDEQNVSVGYPNSRNYWKFGLYCWTGKATHSERVVYYDEMRVGNADAKYSTVAPGRGNNSAK; via the coding sequence GTGTACAGCTCTAGCCGGGAAGCCGCCAGCAGCCTAAGCGTCGAAGGTTTTGAACAGAATACGCTAGCCAGCTCCTGGTATACTGAACTACGAGCCGATAACGCAGGTAAACTTGACGATAAGTTTGCCCGTGTAGGCAGACAGGCAATGCGCTTTAGTTGGAAACCAAGCCAATATGATGGCACGAACAACTCGTGCCATGCTGAACTAGCCAGCGCATTTTTAGACAGAAACGAGAATGAGCGCTGGTACGGTTTCAGTGTATACATGCCAGCAGCAAACATGGCTGACGACGCCGAAATTGCTAATATCATGCAGTGGCACGCTTTTCCAGATCCTGGCTTTGAAGGTACAGTACCCCCGATCAATATGACGCTGGAAGCAAACAACAAACTGACATTCAGTTATCGGGCTTCCAACGTAGCTATTACGAAACCATTGCAACATGCTACCAGCCAAAAAATTATGAGCCTGGGTACCGCTCAGTATGACCGCTGGGTTGATTATGTAGTTCATATCAAATGGGATCCAAGCGGCACGCAGGGTATCGTACAGGTCTGGCAGGACGGAAAGCTGAAAATCGATGAGCAGAATGTATCGGTCGGCTATCCTAACTCACGCAACTATTGGAAATTTGGCTTATACTGCTGGACAGGTAAAGCCACGCACAGCGAACGTGTCGTTTACTACGACGAAATGCGGGTAGGTAACGCCGATGCCAAATACAGCACAGTAGCTCCAGGACGTGGAAACAACTCGGCGAAATAA
- a CDS encoding capsule assembly Wzi family protein, giving the protein MKQFFLIISMVTGSLSATAQIDSLPLSAHRVTVLDIDLSGMSASGGRIPFWLQANQFGVIPANSPAGSFSVGLSERFRLSNKHPQRFISYAVQAVGNAAQSSAVLLPQAYISLDLSHFSLWVGRRKERIGLGDSTLSSGFYSWSGNALPLTKIQIGTNDFTPLGFTGNVVSVHAFFAHGWFANSDSIQQSYLHQKALYVRIGRPNWRIRLTGGILHNAQWGGHSAYLPDLVARNGQLPNSFNDYLYVVTTQQPDELESTSHTAFDGINRFGNHLGSIDVGAEIKLGQWQTMGYYQHPFEDKSGVAFANFPDGLYGFRMQRQPTARSGFQLQHLLFEYMNTMDQSGPMSSTGNHYDGRDDYFNNYQYMNGWVQKGRVIGNPFLTRRQDLRPELQNAKPNLSIYNKWAIANNRVQVVYVGASGSFSSGVRLQTQLSYSHNYGTFRTPFDEPVSQFSGVCWVIWPLKWLGGSELKTAVAVDQGQLLNNSVGGRISIRKVWRSVK; this is encoded by the coding sequence GTGAAGCAATTTTTCCTGATCATCAGTATGGTAACCGGTAGTCTATCAGCAACAGCGCAGATTGATTCGCTCCCTTTGTCAGCGCACCGAGTAACCGTGCTGGACATCGATTTAAGTGGAATGTCGGCATCGGGTGGGCGAATCCCGTTTTGGTTACAGGCAAATCAATTTGGTGTCATTCCGGCCAATAGCCCGGCGGGGTCATTCAGTGTTGGGCTTAGCGAACGGTTCCGACTCAGTAACAAGCACCCCCAACGATTCATAAGTTATGCTGTACAGGCGGTTGGTAATGCGGCTCAATCGTCGGCTGTTCTGTTGCCGCAGGCGTATATATCGCTTGATCTGAGTCACTTTAGCCTATGGGTAGGTCGCCGGAAAGAACGGATTGGCTTGGGCGATTCAACGCTGTCTTCCGGCTTCTATTCTTGGTCGGGCAATGCGCTGCCGCTTACCAAAATACAGATCGGCACAAACGACTTCACGCCTTTGGGTTTCACGGGTAATGTTGTTTCGGTTCACGCTTTTTTCGCGCATGGCTGGTTTGCTAATTCTGATTCGATCCAGCAGTCTTATTTGCACCAGAAAGCACTCTATGTGCGAATTGGCCGCCCAAACTGGCGTATTCGTTTAACCGGCGGTATACTGCATAATGCTCAGTGGGGAGGACATTCGGCCTATCTGCCAGACCTGGTTGCGCGTAATGGCCAATTACCGAATTCATTCAACGACTACCTGTATGTCGTAACGACCCAGCAGCCTGATGAACTGGAATCGACCAGCCATACTGCGTTCGATGGCATTAATCGGTTCGGTAATCACTTGGGATCGATCGATGTAGGGGCAGAAATTAAACTGGGTCAGTGGCAAACGATGGGGTATTACCAGCATCCGTTCGAGGATAAGTCCGGCGTTGCGTTTGCTAATTTTCCCGACGGATTGTATGGTTTTCGTATGCAGCGGCAGCCAACGGCCCGATCTGGTTTTCAACTACAGCACCTTCTTTTCGAATACATGAACACCATGGATCAGAGCGGCCCCATGTCCAGCACAGGGAATCATTATGATGGTCGGGATGATTATTTCAACAACTACCAGTACATGAATGGATGGGTTCAGAAGGGCCGTGTCATTGGGAATCCGTTTCTAACCCGTCGGCAGGATCTCCGTCCGGAATTACAGAACGCGAAGCCAAACCTTAGTATCTACAATAAGTGGGCCATTGCCAATAATCGGGTGCAGGTAGTTTATGTGGGCGCATCAGGATCGTTTTCGTCGGGTGTACGCTTGCAAACCCAATTATCGTATAGCCATAATTACGGCACGTTCCGGACGCCGTTCGATGAGCCTGTCAGCCAGTTTTCGGGTGTATGCTGGGTTATATGGCCGTTGAAATGGTTAGGTGGCTCGGAGTTAAAAACGGCAGTCGCTGTCGATCAGGGGCAATTACTCAACAACAGCGTCGGCGGTCGCATCAGCATTCGGAAAGTCTGGCGAAGCGTTAAATAA
- a CDS encoding acyltransferase family protein, which yields MSGTRKHVKNLDGVRGIAVVLVLLVHGGHGHFEGGWIGVDIFFVLSGYLITSLLQNEFAQTGTIDLKKFYARRALRLVPALLIGVLLGNLIWPYWQRMGGGDGDRTLATMSSLFYFTNCISGSLSGPMAHLWSLSVEEHFYFFWPLVVLFFLFSAPFSARLLFIGALIAGVSAFRIYVYSAGNPTFGLFMLDSYRFTFCRIDTILLGSGLAIYLKHKPAVALSRKTYTAALFTSLGLLAIVTTTIVRENEVWNLGGFLASDLLCLAIVCIAINMPDHVLLTNPVIRWFGTRSYGLYVYHISIFFAFELFREPHNTRNLLMISVLRFATSFIIAELSYRYLEQPILRYKARFKASTEFVELEPAK from the coding sequence ATGTCTGGTACCCGTAAACACGTAAAAAATCTTGATGGCGTTCGTGGAATTGCAGTCGTATTAGTGTTGCTCGTGCATGGCGGTCATGGGCATTTCGAGGGTGGCTGGATTGGGGTTGATATATTTTTTGTGCTAAGCGGTTACCTGATCACGTCGCTTCTCCAGAACGAATTCGCGCAAACGGGAACAATCGACCTCAAGAAGTTTTATGCACGACGAGCCCTTCGATTAGTTCCTGCGCTGTTGATCGGAGTCCTGCTTGGTAACCTCATATGGCCTTACTGGCAACGTATGGGTGGTGGTGATGGCGACCGAACGTTGGCTACTATGTCCAGTCTTTTCTACTTCACGAACTGCATTTCCGGCTCTCTGTCAGGTCCGATGGCTCACCTTTGGTCCTTATCCGTCGAAGAGCATTTTTATTTTTTCTGGCCGCTGGTCGTTTTGTTTTTCCTTTTCTCGGCTCCTTTTTCGGCCCGGTTACTATTCATCGGTGCCTTGATCGCAGGGGTGTCAGCATTTCGCATTTACGTGTATTCGGCGGGAAATCCTACGTTCGGCCTGTTCATGCTCGACTCCTATCGATTTACCTTCTGCCGGATCGACACGATTTTACTGGGTTCGGGGCTGGCGATTTACCTGAAACATAAGCCCGCTGTTGCCCTGAGTCGCAAAACCTATACGGCTGCTCTGTTTACATCACTGGGACTTCTGGCGATTGTTACGACAACCATTGTCAGAGAAAATGAAGTATGGAATCTGGGTGGTTTCCTGGCCAGTGATCTATTGTGTTTAGCGATCGTATGTATTGCCATCAACATGCCCGATCACGTTCTACTTACCAATCCGGTCATTCGGTGGTTCGGTACGCGTTCCTATGGTTTGTACGTCTATCACATTTCCATATTTTTTGCGTTCGAGCTTTTCAGAGAACCGCACAATACCCGTAACCTTCTCATGATTTCGGTCCTGCGCTTTGCCACTTCGTTCATCATCGCCGAACTATCTTACCGCTACCTCGAACAACCTATTTTACGATACAAAGCCAGATTCAAGGCATCAACGGAGTTCGTTGAACTCGAGCCTGCGAAGTAA
- a CDS encoding glycosyltransferase, translating to MRIIHLNFGLETGGTETMLVDILNEQCQFVDLHLVIINATYNPALLARIDQRVQVHLIDRPAGSRNPGYLVKLNRLLWRLKPDVIHCHNPKAVTLLRQSCRKYLTVHDVTVPTTYFRQYNRLFAISSIVQTDIKQRSGLDAAVIYNGVPAATIRQKYPPYSNGPFRMVQISRLMHQKKGQHILLHALNQLITEFGLDTIHLDFIGEGDSWAILKNMVTELKLEPYVSFLGLKDRAYIYQQLAEYDLLVQPSLYEGFGLTVVEAMAAGVPVLVSDIDGPLEIINTGTFGTSFTTGNADDCADHIRTIISESTTDHFQQKIYQAKVHARSAFTVQRTAQEYLDAYALPDNVPFISFLSAKTV from the coding sequence ATGCGAATCATACATCTAAACTTTGGTTTGGAAACTGGCGGCACGGAAACCATGCTGGTGGATATTCTCAACGAGCAATGTCAGTTTGTGGATTTGCATCTGGTCATTATCAATGCAACCTACAATCCGGCATTGCTGGCCCGGATCGACCAGCGCGTTCAGGTTCACCTGATCGACCGGCCGGCAGGGAGCCGCAATCCAGGGTATCTTGTCAAGCTAAACAGGCTACTATGGCGGCTTAAGCCCGACGTTATCCACTGTCATAATCCCAAAGCCGTGACGTTGTTACGTCAGTCATGCCGGAAGTACCTCACGGTTCATGACGTTACAGTACCAACTACGTATTTCCGCCAATACAACCGCCTGTTTGCTATTTCTTCGATTGTTCAAACCGATATCAAACAACGTTCAGGGCTGGATGCTGCCGTAATTTATAACGGTGTTCCTGCGGCAACGATCCGTCAAAAATATCCACCCTACAGCAATGGTCCTTTCCGGATGGTTCAGATTAGCCGGCTGATGCACCAGAAAAAAGGCCAGCACATTCTGTTGCATGCACTTAATCAGCTGATTACAGAGTTTGGTCTGGATACGATACACCTCGATTTTATTGGCGAAGGTGATTCATGGGCTATACTGAAAAATATGGTAACCGAGCTGAAACTGGAACCATATGTTTCGTTCCTCGGCCTGAAAGACCGTGCTTACATCTACCAGCAGTTAGCCGAGTATGATCTGCTTGTGCAGCCTTCGCTTTATGAGGGATTCGGTCTGACGGTGGTTGAAGCCATGGCGGCTGGCGTTCCGGTTCTGGTATCCGACATCGATGGACCGCTGGAAATCATAAACACAGGCACGTTCGGCACCTCGTTTACAACCGGCAACGCCGATGATTGCGCTGATCATATCCGAACAATAATAAGCGAGTCCACGACCGATCATTTCCAGCAGAAAATATATCAGGCGAAAGTACACGCCCGGTCAGCCTTTACGGTACAGCGTACTGCTCAGGAGTACCTGGATGCCTACGCGTTGCCTGATAACGTACCCTTTATTTCTTTTTTATCTGCCAAAACTGTATGA